The sequence TGtgaaaaatacatatatttactAGACAAATATATTatctaatatttatatttctatttccCAATTATTACATGATTTCATAGGTGGTCGGTGTTTCTGTTATTTCGAATGCAAACAACCTTGGATTTCTCTACAGGTTTaaaagtattttgaatttagttGATTCCATATTATGCATAAAATATGTATGTGTACTTGAATTAATCtggttaaaaaaacaattcaaataGCGTTAATTTTTCGAATTTAAAAAGATATTATGAATGAAACCTGAAAAAGTAAACGTTTCCGTATGCTATAGAAAATCATTGAAACCTTATCATGGAAAATTAATAGtgtgatataatatttataacgtatatttatttatttatttacaaatatttatatgtgtgtgtatgtatatcatGTAGTTATACAGTATTTGAGTTTTTCGGTTAGATAGAGTATTGAACAAATTTTTACTTCAGAACTTAGGTGCTTTAGTAATTCTCTTAAAATCATCATTTGACAGTTAAATTGTGacgtttttttaaactaaatattgagttaaaaatgtatatttaatcagATAAATGTAAATGTACATTTTGAAACAGAAAAATACATTATCACCACTATTGATATTATACTtaattcattttcaaaatagttttaacaaaaatataaatggaaCTTAGACGACGCACACAAATAGtgcaattgtttattttttattgtgaataatgattatacagggtgttagtgataccgttaCGAAAAAGAATTTGAACGTCTACTTTATTGCTTTTGATTTGCCTTAGACAGCAtttaactacttgactggacaTCCGTTTTAAACAATCTTTTAATTTAATGAGTTGTTTAGTATACGGGATATAACGtaaaacccttgcccagggatacaggtgaagaccttaacggctgcagaggcggagatgggcgcTTTCGGTACTGCAATTGAAGACTGGCCGTCTTAgttacagggactgtaacctggaacctgacaaagggcagcagcaactgtcagtactatccaggggcggaggacaggagtcctagtatgactttgaaataaactacactggccgccattccactcgcgtcagacagagtactgcggggcggaaggcatgagggaaaccactgctttatATTTccctacaccaacaagagcgtggctcttaaattagagatGATAACTTGATTGTCTTGTCGGAAATgttaattatgattatgagcTCTTGTTGCGCTGCTTCATATACGTAATCTAGCGACTATTCGCGTTGTTCTATTTATATTGATGATTTTTAAGaatttgacatttttatttttaatttgtgttcTATGCAGCTCTAatcacaatatgggactgaaaatgaaaaaaaaatatgaattgctCGACAAATTCcactcgttacggtgtcactaacaccctgtatgtaatttGGAAGCAGATTAGAAGCAAAAATTATCGCAGGATAGAAAAAATGCAATAATTCTAACCTAGTTTCTAAGTTTAGTTAGACATTTTTGTATCAGAGATTTTTCCGCGTTTTCGtctgatatttatttactatttcgCTATATGTccatatttttcataaaaaaatataattccatTGTTTAATGTAGTGGCATAGAAGTGAAATATATCCAGTTATTGTCATTTTTTTCTTCAGCAGACATTTTTATGtgagacatatttttttaataattttaattttataataacaaagtGAAGTAAATCAGACTTCTATAAACAGTGCCAAATGTCGCAATAATAGTTGCCGAGAAAaatcaatttgtttttttttgttttctatacTGAGAACTTAACAAAACTGCcgtattcgtattttttttttgtatgtttcctCACTTGAGAGAAAATAACCTCACGCAACATAAATCATGCCGGAACTGTAGGTTTCGTTGTCTTCTAAATAAAGTGTTGGTCACTTACAATGTatatacatagttctaaatgtGATAACTggacatattttacatttaaattacTGTAACATAAAGGGCATTGCTTTAATGcatttaggtatttttattcTGTACTTTTTGATGTTTGtgactaaaaaatatttttttaaatcatcattttttttaaatgctacGTATCTTTTGAGTCGCAAACAGCAAGAACTTTGCGAGTGAGAAATTTTGTTTGAATGGTAATTTGTATTGAATACGTATTGTGGTTTCAATACAAACTATGTGTTACGCTTCTCCAAATAATCAGTTTTTCAATAACAATacggtgttttatttatttttaccccTAATACTTTACTAGTAGCTAAAGCGTACAACTtggcaataaataaagaaaaaaatataatggtagaggcatgtataaaaataaatgtataaaaataattgtatctgcgggcttagcaccgtaagcgagCGACTctctctcgcctcgacatacgtcacccgtcaacCGTCACtatctcacagtactgcacagaaagagacagatgatctctgtcgcggtgAGAAAGAGgcgcacgcttacggtgctaagcctgcagaataataatgggtggaagatgtgttgtgtacGGGGTCGTCttttataccaaaaaaaaagataaaacctACATCATGTCtgttatcaatgaaattagaaggttaaaggcgctatctatgttattttttggggaacgtagcctagaaagttctTCATTCaatcaaaacattttattgcacataaattgGGTTTATTATTTGGGCATTgcataaagaataattataaaatgacagCAGAATTTTAACGGCATAAGAGTTTCATGTCTCCCTTTTTTGCCAAATTGTAAGTTTAAGCTTGGTTCATGTATGGTAACTAGAAAATCATATTAATTCTTTTAACAACTACTACATATATTTACACTTACAACTaagttcatatattttttattttgtagctTTCATGACAATGCCTATTTGTCGCTAGTGTTTAAACCGCGTACGCTCCTTATTTGAAAAGTGACATCatgatatgattttttttaacaaaacctcgattttttgCAGTTGAATATTTCTgggtaaaaaaattacatcacaatttggtagtttcctaggtcaaagttaaattataaaattctgattactaaataaagagagatctaGAGGTGACACaagacgttttcttttttctatttaacttttttaatgagttttaataaagaaaaatccaataataattgcgacattttgtcacgactTTCTTCGACGTCCCagtttgatttttcatacaaaattctatagttgtttttgttttttgttttgacgtttagtaaaaagtaactagagtaaagtaaaaagtaaaagtgactagttggaaactacacattttttttacctggattgaaagtattttaattatgtattatgaggttttattaacaaaattcacactcgaatgtgattttttcaaaaaggcgtcaACATGGTTTTCTCTATAAAGGGGCTATATGGCAAATGATCCGAAGCTACAAGCTTGCATAAAGTCGACACACAACGGATGCGCAATGACATTTAGTACTTTTTTTTTCGATGAGAAGTAATCACGTTGCAACATTTACAAAAAGGTCTTCAGTGATGGTAGGTAATTATTACATAAAGGGATACTTCATATCTGGTGACTGATAAAATTACGAGTTACCTTCGTCACCAAATCGTCACCTTATTAAGCCCTTTTTGAAATATCACattcagcgggcttagcaccgtaagcgcgcaactctttctcgcctcgacatacgtcacccgtctctctcacacagtactgcacagaaagagacagacgatctctgtcgcggcgagaaagagtcgcgtgcttacggtgctaggcccgctgatgtgattttctttaacaaaatatCTATTCAAAAATtcgcttacatggttttcactagGTGACAAAGGTAACAATTTTATGATGATTTTAAaggaacattcggtcttacgactttaatttttaaattaatgcaGCATTcctaatttgaattttaaagtcATAGATTTTGATATAATGCAACAAGTTAGAAAATAACTCTGAATAATACAGGTAAAGAACTAGGCTACTACACCTCATTTTTTATCTTAAGTTTTAAAGCCTGAGGAAGGTGTTCATCGCCATCCTTTATGGTCTGACCGCGAGAGCTGTACCGCGTCGGTGGCGACAGACGCGCGGGGGGAAAGAGAAAGCACGAGTTGGTATAACGAATGGCAGAGAGAGATACAGTGCAGTCTGTTCCGCCCTCGCGAGCGGTCggctttataattattatttttactatatAGGAGCCCAAATATATAATACATGTAAAAGATATAATTTGATATGCTCCGTGTTGTCACCAGTCTGTCAGTCCTGGGCGAAGCAACCGGTCGTCAGAAACCTCGCATATTTTCCTCTCTCGACATTCAACGGAGGTATTACTAAATTGGTGAAAGATTTTATATGTGGAGACTTCGCGGTTAGGGGGATTTGTGGTgacgaaaataaaaaacaaaaaaaaaatatttaaaggtatttttttgcCCTACGACATACTTTAAAAGGAAATTAATTGTAACtgcacatattttttataagtagattaatcggaaatgaaaaaaaagtgtgaataTAATATTCCCTCATAATTTACATTTTCACTAAAACATGAATGCATGTTCACATtgcattatataataaaatatatcttacaaatataatgtaatgtatgatAATGTCATTTACCACAAATCCGCCACATCGCATTATAGTCCGACCACTGGTTTTAAATAAGTTTGTGTGTGTTCGACTTACCTAAGTAGTCCATTCGATTTGTACAGTCTTGAAGAAAATACTTTGCAATATTTCAGgtgatattacataatattatattgcattACGCGAAATCCAATATGCTACTAATAAATAGCTAGTGGTGATCAAATTTCTAAAATTTAAATAGTACACTTTTGTTCCTACATCTATGACATTTATCACACTGATCAAGTTACCTTCTGACCAAAAATGTAGTGCTTTTTTATCAATATTCAGACACTGTTTTGTATggtaatttaatggtaacacttttctcaataaacaaataacaaaaaagtgTTTGTTATCCTCTGGGGGTgttaaaatggcaacatcgaagcaattcatcttaaaaaagcaatattgctatttgacatttgtttgcattgcgcacttacttttatatacgcaaatgtcaaattgcaatattgatttttttagatgaattgcttcgatgtggccatttcaacccCTCTGATCTATACATGTTGTAACTCTTTCTCATTTAACTTCAATGTTATCTGTAAACTGTTAAGTTGACTGGACTACGTTCgtgaataacaatattttaaccATCGTTTTCGTGTTGCAAATTTTTCCCTCCAAAGCATATTGACAGATTAACAATGTTTGCGTTATTTTAACATTCGATTGTTGCATTTTGTCTTCCGTTTGCGGGAGTGAATGATCAAaagattttgatattttttggcGAAGTTTTTTTGAGGTTCTTTAAGGTGCCTGATTCAGGgttgtggattttttttattatgaattatattttattgtttgaagATACTAGTCATAATTTACCTTGGGAAAATTAGAAGGTATTAAGTGAATGTTGAAGTAATATTCTTAACGTTTGTGATCGAAAAAAGTGGGCATAATTCTACTATTATAACGTATTTGAAAgtagagaaaataaatataacataaatgtCTGATATATGGTTTAAATGCCTGATATATATACTCACTCACTTATGctcactgccgggcacaggcctccccacggTCACCCGTAGCATGTTTATTCCaccactgctccactgcgagttggtggaagtgttAGGGCtggtagcccgggaccaacaacttaacgtgccttcttaaGCACCGAatcttttcggacaatcaggtgatgcaggctgcaatgtcctagccataaaaaggacagtctcacaaagtgatttcgaaaatgtccccatatgaatcgaatccggaccttcCAGATAGTGAACCCAACGCCTAACCACTAGCCCATGGTGGCTGCTGTAAAATTAGTGTTGTGGTGCGACTTCAAGTTAGTCTTCGTTGCAATGTATTCTGTAACATCTTGTACTTGCGTGATGTAAGTAGTGCGCATACGACACATTGGAGAATTCTGTCTTTCGCTTCCTAAatgatcattattattattatttgtacccTACAccatcccaaaaaaaaaaaaaaaactaattcattatttaaaaaatattattaaaatacatttggTCTCTCTCTCTCATTTCAGTCTCTGCTATATCTCCCTGATTCTAAGATAAGCAAAGCCAGAGAAGTTCTCTAATTTTTCAGTAGCGAATGAATGCTGTTAAAGGCAAATATCTGCAATTAACCACGTcaataaaaaaggaaatgtaTGTATGGCAGCCTTGCATGTCAAAAAGCCCAGAAGTGTTGGTCCACACATACATCAcatttatttcccaccggggcaagcagagactggcattccatttgcttcgatcctgacacacttctcttgtttcctccgcgttcatcaattgtttcatacacgcacgccggttcagagtaggttgtattgaaccttttctaaggacttctccaatttggtcaatgtacgtccttctaggtcttcctctgctagcCCTATCACCAACTTACAATAACATACAATGACGCCTATTTCTAACTGGGATAAGCTGAGATAATGGAATtatatacttctcttgcttctttctAAGTGTCGGttcatttatttgtaaaataatgGCAAAATCGTTAAGAAGTACCTTCAACAGATCACAAGATGTATTTTTGAAATGACAAGTACcttcaataatatttaaattgcggataattactttatttatatataatttctactccattttcaatattataactttgactatatattattttctcgAAAGCATGTTAAGTAGTTTGTTTTACTAGAAATTAATTGGTAAGTATGTGAACTTTGGCATGTGATCTTGAAATTATATGCCCTTCGCGGAATGATTTGCGTATTTCATGTGCGCCTGCTTGCTTCTATGTGTTTCtgatttagaattaaaaaatataataatttgcaCCTTGTCCTGTACAGGCTAATTTTGTATCAAGCGACATTCTGAATTTCTGTAGGGATAACGGCCTGACACGACGAACTATTAAGCGTTATATCTACAGCCTGACATTACTATCTGTTAGTCACTAATTCGCGACAATGGCCCAGCAGTGGACTTATAAATgtcgtttatttttaatgattctTAAATAATTCGAATAAAAATGTTCGTCCAGAGTCTATTCTATCCTGCCTGACACTTGGTACTGCTTCCGGAAGTGGTATTGCTGAGAAGAAGAAAAGCCCGTTTCTCCAAAacattaaactttatttttatattaaatgaaCACATTTTACTTTGGATAAAGTTATGTATTTTCTGTTAATATTACTCACATTTTTGTTAATTCTACTCCAATTTTTAGCATCttgaaaatattacattttactttGTTTACAGCTTGATACAAAATTGGcaatatgtatgtaggtatatcctAGTGTTTAGTGttagttttatgtttttctGTTTTTAGGCCTATGGACGGCACCGCACCGAAGCATGCTGTAGGCGCAAGCCCACAAACCCTGCTTGGGTAATTATCCCTCATTTATCCTTTGTTTTTCCAAATTGTATCCAAAAATTGtggaaattacaaaattatggaaattattttttttttttagaaaatacaCATGTGTAAATGGTGGGAAAATATAAAGAGAAATAATTAAGTGGTTgaacatattttatttgaaaatattttttctgttataaagaaagaacataaaattataataacataaattggCGTCacatgttttgtatttttaattagaatTGGCAATCGGgattttatgttataaacaaCTTTTAACGTGCTTCGAAAATTATTATTCTAAAGTTCCCAATTGGACAATTAATAtgtgtaataataatgattggCATCGAATTGGAATGTTATCttttaaaaatgataataaaagggGTAATGAGGTAATATAGCGTGCTTTCATAGAAGTCCCTATGTCGTAATACCTACCCTACTCATGTTTTGTGTCGAAATAGTGTTGTACATTTAGTAATTGTCCTAAATGCaatctctaaatgttttaaaaccTAGATAGATTTTTctcgatatttaaatttattttccaattgtaatttttcaatgtattttttcgtaattttaattacatttttagtCGGAATAATGTTGTAGAACATATATGTTCTTCTATATGTTTTAGTAGTTGTCtgttcgttacttttagatataAGATTGTTCGAACAATCGAATAAATAGTAATAGTATAGTTCAGggtataattaaaaagaaaataaaagcttaatattataattcgctttttcgaatttatattttacaataataagtGTAGTTTTTACATTTTAGCGTGCTAGCAAACCAAGCATAATAAATGGCATTGAATTTAGAGCCATTAATATTGCACTGTGATAAACTTAGATAGCCAATAACAGtcataataatcaacaacagtCATAATAGTCAGTAACAGTCGTAATAGGTCGCGCTTATGTCGAACGGAGAAGTGCCATGACTTTTACTGTAGTCTTGAATAGGAAAGCAGTCACAGGAAGCAACTCCAAAGCCGTGGCTAAATTCTTAAAATAGTGAAAGCCACCGCGAATGGAGATAGATAGGAGCACAAtgccacattaaaaaaaaacatcatgacGCAAAATACTATATTCACAAAGTATATTTTCTCAAACTGCCACATTAGCAAAATATCTTCGCAAAATGCGAATGAGAATTTGTAATTTTTGCGAAATTCGAATGTAGCATTGTGCTAATTAGTGTAAGTGTCATGTAAATTGGTGTGTATCCGCAGACAAGGCAACGAGGAGCAGGTGAAGCCACGCGTGCTTCGGTTCACGTGGAGCATGAAGACcacctcctcacgagaccccaACGAGATCATGGCCGAGATACGGAAGGTAAGGAGATCTCTCATTTTCCTTCGTTTCTTCGTCCTTTAGATTTTTTGTTGTGATCGTAGTAAAATAAACgcaagaaatcagaaatcagaaatgtATGTATTTGCAAACTTTGCGAACAGATGAAGTTTTTCTGGAAGAATAACCCACTCCACTGGTTTTCCTATCCCGAAGTTCAGGTATTACTAATGTTGTTCAAGAAAAATTATGAAGttctgattaccaaataaagactAATGAAAATCATTtgcttttatctatttaacttatttacgaattttaatcaagaaaaacgtaataataagtccgagattttatcacgtttttctatgacgtcgacgtgtgattttttatacaaattccatagtaatttcgtgttttgacgtttagtaaaaattaagtGATTTGGCTTGTTGGAAATTAgccttagttcatctcgcggtGGTTGTATGTCTGTCTACCCCGATTGGCATATATACTCGTGGGCGTATGCTATGTTATATAATTAgaacatataataaataaataacaaaataataagtcaaaataaataaaaaaaataaaaaaatagaataaaaaaaaatagaatagtgtcgaaatatcgtcagtctcatatccctgatttaaacgcggtaagaacccgttattatgtgttttaattataataataaccgcgttaacttaaatcaaatcaaatcaatttatttgcgagaacacataaaatacaaaaaggtggtaaaattattcaaataacaatgttatgttatatgtttaaaTCCATCGCAGGTGCTAGACGCAAACAACTGCGATTACGAGCAGCGCGAGCGGTTCCTGCTGCTGTGTGTCCACGGGGACCCCAACGCGGACTCACTCGTGCAGTGGGAAATAGAAGTGTGCAAGTTGCCGCGACTGTCGCTCAACGGCGTGCGGTTCAAGCGGATATCCGGTAAGCACGACACAACATCAATAGACACATGGCATTTGATAGGactaaaattagctctatccctttcttgcacttattgtaagtgcaggACGGCACTCATTTGCGAGCTGTCGAACTAAAATTGGGTTAAGTATAtgtgcacccgaatgggcactaatgtattttatttcatttttattaataatattaattttattttatttattaggtcattgataattttaattttatttgattttatataatttaattttaatttatctaatctaatgtacttatatggatattaatctgaaataaataatttgaatttgaataaacaaatgacacaagggttaaaaaggccacatggaagcaattcatctaaaaagcaatattgcaaataaaaaaaaatattgaaatctctgtaagcgataaggccgccatttgccatgaaCCTAGTTAAGAGTATTTTGTAAGTACAACAAATGTGAaaaagcctttttaacccccccccccaccctctTCTTCTTTTGAGTCAATGACAATTCATTCAGAAaccaacatacttacatatttattttggcAGCGCAATATCATCGCTAACTGACATATctgatttgtaccttttactATAAGACACAAAGTCAGTCACAGCAGCATGGACTGCTGGCCGCAGACAGCGGTTATTAGACTAGCCGGCAATCACTCGTTActatggttactccccaccaatttgctattagactacacgatccccgtgaccttgacgcatcggtcAGGATGAATTGGCTGGTCTACTAATAGCCGCTTAAGTCCCCTCAATTAACAGGAGGAGCATGAAGCATTTGCCACGCTGTTcccctgcgggttggtggaactgtttgggctagtagtcaCAAGTTATCATCCAAACAAATTAAGAGGATTAGGCCCGGGATTATCTGGTACATGAaagcattattataatatttctcaATGTTCTTCAATTCCAGGCACCAGCATCGGTTTCAAGAATATTGCGTCGAAGATCGCGAACGAGCTTAAACTGTGACTGCCCGGGTCCGCCccgcggcgccgccgccgccgccgcgagcCCCCCCCCCCGGCCCACTCGCACCCCCACCCCCCCGCTCCCCACTCGCACCCCCACCCGCACCCCCCGCTGTCCCGCACGCCGCGCTCGTCCTCGTCGGAGCGCGCCACACCGCCGCCCCCTCCGCCGCCCCGCACCGACTCCCTCCGCCTCTCTGCCGAAGACATGGTTGTGATCGCCAACGGAGGCATGCGGACACCCTCAGGTGCGTTAGCTCACTTCCTAGCTGCTTACACCCCGGCGGAGCTGTCCCTCGCCCGAAGTGACTATCTCCGACCGCCGTTGTCCCCTAACAGGTCGGTCGCTTCGACCACCTACATCCAACCTAGATCTTCGTTATCCCTTCGAGCGGACAGCGCCGATATAGACCAAGGTCGGCAGACCTTGAAACCTAAAATGCCACATCAGTCCTACTCCTACAGCGTGCACACCTTACGTCGTCAGCCCAGAATGAGGAGTCCCGAATGTGACTGCCTTCCCATAGatcccataccccctccagagCTATTCGACTTCTAAGTAGGAATCTAATGATCTGTGAAATATTTTAGGGCTTTTGGAGTGTTGTTTGGTATcgtcgaaaataaaattatgtttatgaaTTTGGACTGTTAaagtgaaaaagaaaatgatttcgaAATATCTTAACAGTTCAGTAATAAAATCCAGTTAATGACAATAAAATAAGgctattaaaattttgtttaataatttcGGTACCAAATGACAGTTAAAAAGTTCGTCCCGAAATTATCCTGTATTTGCAACGTCATAATTATGCCTACTACACTATACAAGACTTTTCGCCCGGCGGCGTCGACCCAGTGGCTGAGTACAACGTCGTCTACACAGacgattaaatattataaaaatattgtactaAGATAAACGACTCCTGTACTAGTGAAAATTAAGGGATACGCCATATTAGAatttttcatctgtcaaaaattTTCGGTACCAACTTTTTTGCTATATTTCAATTCGTCGGTTCCTTTCTcgatgttttttattaataggGAACTATGAATACTATTTCTATAGTTAGTAAGTGTATCTGTTGTTTGTTACATTTTCATCTAATTAATCTTTCGTCACGTAATGTTTACCGAAATTAGACCGTAATTTTAAAATGGCGGATCCTTGTATCGAACTAAGCGTTAAGTCAACTTGTAAGTAAAAAAGGTTCGATGTATAAAAATGTTAAGAAATATAATTGTGACTTAGGATCTTGTGTAAAGCTGATATAAATGGAACATAGTAATATGTTAGAATGTGCCAAGAGTGATCACGTGAGAATTATACTGGATATTTAAGATGGTTTAAAAAATATGGTTGAACTTGGAGATATCATATCATGActtttggaaaaataaattgCGTATCATTTCGTAAGTAAAATGGTCGATTTTTGATGAATTTGACAGAAAGAAAAAATGGTTAAAATAGAAGAGGTACCTCGGTCAATATTTAAGTTTAGCCACTTTTAACGGCTTAACATACCCAGTGTTACCGATCGGAGGAAAAataaacggtttttttttacaaattgacaCCGGTTTGAAATCGGAaccgttttttttaaagaacagaGTTTTCAATTATTATCCCGTCTTAAATATTCAGTCAATGATAATGTAATTACCTCTACTATAAGTTTAAAATATCGTTGTATGGtacactataaataaaaatacgggAAATGAGTGATTTGAAAATTAACTTTATAAAGATATACGTTAAACACGTTTCGGTAATTTAAAACGGTACCATATCGTTTTTAAAAATACCGGTTTTCTAAATTAAACCGAAAATCCTAATTGAAAAAtagtctttaaaaaaatattaaaaataaatagcccttttttgtatataataatagagTTGTTAAGGTCTgttcgaaaataataaaaaaatatagtaagtacctaaaaaagGTGAAACTTGTAGTTTTACGACATAGACAATTCAAATCTATAGTAGAGGTACATCGTTTGAAAAGCTTgaataaaaacatgttttaaaaCCTTAGGAAAAGAGTGAATTTACAtacaaggatttttttttaatgtttcgtATGCTTTATATAAAACGATccataaaacataacatcattacgcctgtattcctgaaggT is a genomic window of Pectinophora gossypiella chromosome 25, ilPecGoss1.1, whole genome shotgun sequence containing:
- the LOC126378214 gene encoding uncharacterized protein LOC126378214, with protein sequence MVVIANGGMRTPSGALAHFLAAYTPAELSLARSDYLRPPLSPNRSVASTTYIQPRSSLSLRADSADIDQGRQTLKPKMPHQSYSYSVHTLRRQPRMRSPECDCLPIDPIPPPELFDF